A region of Streptomyces sp. R44 DNA encodes the following proteins:
- a CDS encoding aminopeptidase P family protein, which yields MAKGRKNGLYNGVSEELSALMRTGWADTERHDLEPAEQAPYAAGRRAALSALFPGERLIVPSGNLKVRSNDDTYPFRPYSGYVHMTGDQARDGALVLEPRADGGHDAYCYQLPRDSRDNDEFWIGYTAELWMGRRRSLAEAETVLGLPCRDVRTITEDLAAGSGLPTRIVRGIDPALEAAVTTDEERDAELEGALSDLRLVKDAWELGEMRKAVDSTVRGFTDCVAELSRAIASSERWIEGTFFRRARLEGNHVGYGSICAAGDHATIMHWTDNDGPVRPGELLLLDAGVETHSLYTADVTRTLPISGTFTPVQRQVYDAVYEAQEAGMAAVKPGAPYRDFHEASQRHLTARLVEWGFIEGPVDRAYELGLQRRFTMAGTGHMLGLDVHDCAQARTEEYVDGVLEPGMVLTVEPGLYFQPDDLTVPEEWRGIGVRIEDDLVVTEDGHENLSAGLPRSSTEVEAWMARFAG from the coding sequence GTGGCGAAGGGTCGCAAGAACGGCCTCTACAACGGCGTCTCCGAGGAGCTCTCCGCTCTGATGAGGACGGGGTGGGCGGACACCGAGCGGCACGATCTCGAACCGGCCGAGCAGGCACCGTACGCGGCCGGACGCCGCGCCGCGCTCTCCGCGCTCTTCCCCGGCGAGCGCCTCATCGTCCCCTCGGGCAACCTCAAGGTCCGCTCCAACGACGACACCTACCCGTTCCGCCCGTACTCCGGCTATGTGCACATGACCGGCGACCAGGCCCGCGACGGCGCGCTCGTCCTCGAACCCCGCGCCGACGGCGGCCACGACGCCTACTGCTACCAGCTGCCCCGCGACAGCCGCGACAACGACGAGTTCTGGATCGGCTACACCGCCGAGCTGTGGATGGGCCGCCGCCGCTCCCTCGCCGAGGCCGAGACCGTCCTCGGACTGCCCTGCCGCGACGTCCGCACCATCACCGAGGACCTGGCCGCCGGCTCCGGCCTGCCGACCCGCATCGTCCGCGGCATCGACCCGGCCCTCGAAGCCGCCGTCACCACCGACGAGGAGCGCGACGCCGAGCTGGAGGGCGCGCTCAGCGACCTCCGCCTCGTCAAGGACGCGTGGGAGCTCGGCGAGATGCGCAAGGCGGTGGACTCCACCGTCCGCGGCTTCACCGACTGCGTCGCCGAGCTCTCCCGGGCGATCGCCTCCTCCGAGCGGTGGATCGAGGGCACCTTCTTCCGCCGGGCCCGCCTGGAGGGCAACCACGTCGGCTACGGCTCGATCTGCGCCGCCGGCGACCACGCCACGATCATGCACTGGACCGACAACGACGGCCCGGTGCGCCCCGGCGAGCTGCTCCTCCTCGACGCCGGCGTGGAGACGCACTCCCTCTACACCGCCGACGTCACCCGCACCCTCCCCATCAGCGGCACCTTCACCCCCGTGCAGCGCCAGGTGTACGACGCCGTGTACGAGGCCCAGGAGGCCGGCATGGCCGCGGTGAAGCCGGGTGCCCCGTACCGCGACTTCCACGAGGCCTCCCAGCGTCACCTGACGGCGCGCCTCGTCGAGTGGGGCTTCATCGAGGGCCCCGTCGACCGGGCCTACGAGCTCGGCCTCCAGCGCCGCTTCACCATGGCCGGCACCGGCCACATGCTCGGCCTGGACGTCCACGACTGCGCCCAGGCCCGCACGGAGGAGTACGTCGACGGCGTCCTCGAACCGGGCATGGTGCTCACCGTCGAGCCCGGCCTGTACTTCCAGCCGGACGACCTGACCGTGCCCGAGGAGTGGCGCGGCATCGGCGTCCGCATCGAGGACGACCTCGTCGTCACCGAGGACGGCCACGAGAACCTGTCCGCCGGACTGCCGCGCTCCTCCACCGAGGTCGAGGCATGGATGGCCCGGTTCGCGGGCTGA